One window of Candidatus Phytoplasma solani genomic DNA carries:
- a CDS encoding DUF2963 domain-containing protein, with product MGQSNRIIKQTNENKQLIKITQYQPNGKTIEYIADYNPQTGRLTKSTHFQHNSKTIDFIIEYNKDERATKTHHSNTNYVKNEQKK from the coding sequence TTGGGGCAGTCTAATAGAATAATCAAACAAACTAACGAAAACAAACAACTAATCAAAATAACCCAATACCAACCCAACGGCAAAACAATCGAGTACATCGCCGATTACAATCCTCAAACAGGTCGCCTAACCAAATCAACCCATTTCCAACACAACAGCAAAACAATCGATTTCATCATCGAATACAACAAAGACGAACGCGCAACAAAAACTCACCACTCAAACACCAATTACGTAAAAAACGAACAAAAAAAATAA